The Malus domestica chromosome 13, GDT2T_hap1 genome includes a window with the following:
- the LOC139190843 gene encoding uncharacterized protein, producing MGSKANKKERATQQLREELAELWRTVAYNAQPRARPVFRVTYQKPYPEYIDEQNPFPLNFKMPAFPTFTGENGSVSSRDHIFKFSNHCVAYEDNPNYKLRLFGNSLARLASQWYSLLPPNSIANWGQIEMAFHEQFYKIKPEMTINDLRALRLPLRKRFYDTQFNELQELVIAATKYERLLLEEQQVKHTSKTPPFYKNKVAIHRVEVEKAGPEHEDGHDREEIDVCAAEMTTPFKLLMVKGLVQPIKDQKIVMND from the exons ATGGGAAGCAAAGCGAACAAGAAAGAACGAG CTACTCAGCAACTGAGGGAGGAGTTGGCTGAATTATGGAGGACGGTGGCTTATAATGCTCAACCACGAGCTCGTCCAGTATTCAGGGTTACCTATCAAAAACCTTATCCTGAATACATTGATGAGCAAAACCCATTTCCTCTCAACTTCAAAATGCCCGCATTCCCAACATTCACGGGAGAAAATGGCAGTGTGTCTTCTAGAGatcatatttttaaattctCCAATCATTGTGTGGCATATGAAGACAACCCGAACTATAAGTTGAGGTTGTTTGGAAATTCATTGGCGAGGCTAGCATCTCAGTGGTACTCTCTATTGCCCCCTAACTCTATTGCCAATTGGGGGCAGATTGAGATGGCCTTCCATGAAcagttttacaaaataaaaccagAAATGACTATCAATGATCTG AGGGCTTTGAGATTACCTCTAAGGAAAAGGTTCTATGATACACAATTCAACGAGTTACAGGAGTTGGTAATCGCCGCCACAAAGTATGAAAGGTTGCTACTAGAAGAACAACAAGTGAAGCATACTTCCAAGACTCCTCCCTTTTACAAAAACAAAGTTGCAATTCATCGTGTGGAGGTGGAAAAAGCAGGGCCAGAGCATGAAGATGGCCATGATAGAGAGGAAATTGATGTTTGTGCTGCTGAAATGACCACGCCTTTCAAACTATTAATGGTGAAAGGGTTGGTTCAACCCATCAAAGACCAGAAAATCGTAATGAACGATTGA
- the LOC103430847 gene encoding 1-aminocyclopropane-1-carboxylate oxidase homolog 1-like isoform X1, whose protein sequence is MAATNTNYDRKSELKAFDDTKEGVKGLVDAGITVIPRIFHHPPKLDDNLDSEASSQFSIPVIDLQGLELGSPTKRKEIVAKVAEASEAWGFFQIANHGIPVDVLEEMKHGARGFFEQDTQVKKELYTRDHSRPVLYNTNFDLFSAPAATWRDSFGIYMAPNPPKPEDLPEICRDVLVDYSKQVMKLGKLLLELLSEALGLKPSHLNDIGCSEGLVLVSNYYPACPQPELTMGTAKHGDGTFLTILLRDHIGGLQVLPQNKWINVPPAPGALVVNIGDLLQLISNDRFKSVQHRVLASRVGPRVSIASFFFTGMLPLTKLFGPIKELLSEDNPPKYRETTVRDYLAYVHHKGHDGTSALSQFKL, encoded by the exons ATGGCAGCTACCAACACAAATTACGATCGCAAAAGTGAACTAAAAGCTTTTGATGACACAAAAGAAGGTGTTAAAGGCCTTGTTGATGCTGGCATAACGGTAATTCCTAGAATATTTCATCACCCGCCTAAGTTGGATGACAACCTCGATTCAGAAGCCAGCAGCCAGTTTAGCATTCCGGTCATAGATCTTCAAGGCCTTGAACTCGGTAGTCCAACAAAGCGCAAGGAGATTGTTGCGAAAGTTGCAGAGGCATCGGAGGCTTGGGGATTTTTTCAGATTGCAAATCATGGAATACCTGTTGATGTTTTGGAGGAGATGAAGCATGGGGCACGTGGGTTTTTTGAGCAAGACACTCAGGTGAAGAAGGAGCTTTATACTCGTGATCACTCCAGACCTGTGTTGTACAATACCAACTTCGATCTGTTTAGTGCACCGGCAGCTACTTGGAGGGATAGTTTTGGGATTTACATGGCTCCTAATCCTCCTAAGCCGGAAGACTTGCCAGAAATATgcag GGACGTACTGGTTGATTATTCGAAGCAAGTAATGAAGTTGGGGAAGTTGCTGTTGGAGTTGTTGTCCGAGGCTCTTGGCCTAAAGCCAAGTCACTTGAATGACATAGGTTGCAGTGAGGGGCTTGTGCTTGTAAGCAATTACTATCCTGCTTGTCCACAGCCAGAATTGACAATGGGCACCGCCAAGCACGGCGACGGTACCTTCCTTACAATCCTTCTGCGAGATCATATTGGTGGTCTCCAAGTTCTTCCTCAGAACAAGTGGATTAATGTTCCTCCTGCGCCTGGGGCTCTTGTGGTTAACATTGGGGATCTTCTACAG CTCATATCAAATGATAGATTCAAGAGCGTGCAACACAGAGTATTAGCAAGCCGTGTAGGCCCAAGAGTATCCATTGCGAGCTTTTTCTTCACCGGTATGTTGCCGTTGACAAAACTCTTTGGACCGATCAAAGAGCTATTATCAGAAGACAATCCTCCAAAGTATAGAGAGACCACTGTGAGGGATTACCTTGCTTACGTCCATCACAAAGGCCATGATGGCACATCTGCCCTGTCTCAATTCAAGCTTTAA
- the LOC103430847 gene encoding 1-aminocyclopropane-1-carboxylate oxidase homolog 1-like isoform X2, with amino-acid sequence MAATNTNYDRKSELKAFDDTKEGVKGLVDAGITVIPRIFHHPPKLDDNLDSEASSQFSIPVIDLQGLELGSPTKRKEIVAKVAEASEAWGFFQIANHGIPVDVLEEMKHGARGFFEQDTQVKKELYTRDHSRPVLYNTNFDLFSAPAATWRDSFGIYMAPNPPKPEDLPEICRDVLVDYSKQVMKLGKLLLELLSEALGLKPSHLNDIGCSEGLVLVSNYYPACPQPELTMGTAKHGDGTFLTILLRDHIGGLQVLPQNKWINVPPAPGALVVNIGDLLQLNWGFSSYQMIDSRACNTEY; translated from the exons ATGGCAGCTACCAACACAAATTACGATCGCAAAAGTGAACTAAAAGCTTTTGATGACACAAAAGAAGGTGTTAAAGGCCTTGTTGATGCTGGCATAACGGTAATTCCTAGAATATTTCATCACCCGCCTAAGTTGGATGACAACCTCGATTCAGAAGCCAGCAGCCAGTTTAGCATTCCGGTCATAGATCTTCAAGGCCTTGAACTCGGTAGTCCAACAAAGCGCAAGGAGATTGTTGCGAAAGTTGCAGAGGCATCGGAGGCTTGGGGATTTTTTCAGATTGCAAATCATGGAATACCTGTTGATGTTTTGGAGGAGATGAAGCATGGGGCACGTGGGTTTTTTGAGCAAGACACTCAGGTGAAGAAGGAGCTTTATACTCGTGATCACTCCAGACCTGTGTTGTACAATACCAACTTCGATCTGTTTAGTGCACCGGCAGCTACTTGGAGGGATAGTTTTGGGATTTACATGGCTCCTAATCCTCCTAAGCCGGAAGACTTGCCAGAAATATgcag GGACGTACTGGTTGATTATTCGAAGCAAGTAATGAAGTTGGGGAAGTTGCTGTTGGAGTTGTTGTCCGAGGCTCTTGGCCTAAAGCCAAGTCACTTGAATGACATAGGTTGCAGTGAGGGGCTTGTGCTTGTAAGCAATTACTATCCTGCTTGTCCACAGCCAGAATTGACAATGGGCACCGCCAAGCACGGCGACGGTACCTTCCTTACAATCCTTCTGCGAGATCATATTGGTGGTCTCCAAGTTCTTCCTCAGAACAAGTGGATTAATGTTCCTCCTGCGCCTGGGGCTCTTGTGGTTAACATTGGGGATCTTCTACAG TTGAATTGGGGTTTCAGCTCATATCAAATGATAGATTCAAGAGCGTGCAACACAGAGTATTAG